Within the Anguilla rostrata isolate EN2019 chromosome 6, ASM1855537v3, whole genome shotgun sequence genome, the region AGATCATTCTCAGTCTGCATTTCACTCTCCACAGGTCACAGAATGCTACTTCACTGGGCACTGGGGGTGATGGTGGCCTTTTCAATGGTGACACTTGGCGTCTCTCAGAGTGGGGATGGGGAGTGGGGTTCAGGAGACACCCTAGACCTTTTCTCCACCCACAACTTCACTCAAGAGCCCCGGGATCAGCCCTTGGACAGTGAGGCCCCATCTGACACAAGCAGTGACAGCGATGGTCACAGCAATAGCTGCTCTGCCTACTTCCACACATGCTCTACCACCCCCCGCTGGCTCCGCGCCCAGAAGGAGGAGCTTAGCTACCTGAGGGCCATCCAGCATGGGAACCAGGCAGTAATCGAGAACCTGATCCAGTATGTCAGTGCCGAGATGGGCGAGCAGCGCTACCAGGAGGTCATCCTGGAGAACGTTGCTGGGATCAAGGAGGACCACCTCAGCTGTCAGGGCATTGTGGAAAAGATCACAGATAATCTGGAGACCCAGCTGGAGGGGGAAGCTCTGGAATCTTTGGCTGAGGCACAGAAGTAAGTTAACCTGTTCTTGCTGAATAGCCACACATGGgcaatatttcaaatacatgcacattttaacCTCAGTGATAATAACTTCAGAGTTATAATCTGATCAGTCAGCTTTACAGATTGCACATACCCAGAAATAACACAAACAAGTGCACATTTTGAAGATCTTTATTATAAAAGCCATACACTATCTTTGTTATTATTAGAGTCACCATTTTTTTGATGCAGCTTTTTCAGTGTGGTTATAAGAACCACAGAGTTGGCAGCAGCAAATTTTCAGTGTTgggctatatattttttatctatGGGTAGTAGATATAAAATATACTGCAGGTATGAAAAACTGCAGTTATATCACCTgcataaaaatggtaaatagaATACTATTCATAGTAATTCACTGGTTTCCAGGTCTACGAATCTGGAATAGAAATTAGGGTACTGAAAATGGTTCTATACAGAAGAATATGAACTatcctattttattttgtgtcgtTCAAGTGCTGGCCGTGGCACACCCAGTTCTTCATTGGTACACCGAAAAATGGGAGGTTCCCCCAAGTTCACAATCTCCCCCTGGTTCACCCACAAATTTGGATGTCCAATTATCTGCAATCGCAGCCACATTCATGCACAAACCCACAgtgggagagtgtagacatccatgGTTCTCCTCCAAGACACTAATAtcaccagctgctttttttCACATCATAGACTACAGTTAAGCTTGTATAAAGTGGAGTCAGACGAAGACCTTTCATGTGTGACTAACATGCAGTCCACTGGTGCACGATTGACCAGCAAGGTTCACAATATAGCAATGAAACGCGGACCCCTAACTGATTGGATCATCCCATAACCTGAATGACGCAATCGGCAATTGTGCATTGCCCTCTCGGGTTACCAGCCAAAGTCGGCACTAGCCCAGTCTGGATTCGATCCAGACCATGGGGCACATCCATGTACCACAGCGTGGTGCATTAATCGAATGAGTTAGAGTCCTCAGATGGGAGTTTTATTTGTAGGTGTGAACCTTGCTCTAGAAATGAGTTCTTTAGATGCTCTGGTTACCGTAACTGCCTGCTAGGACAATGCTTAAAAACTCCCATGTGCCCATGGTACGTACTTCTGCTGAAGCTATTTTGCAGAGGGGTTCCATGACCATTGAAAACATGGTTATTGAGAAATTTTATCAGTTTTTGAGTTATACAGTTTTTCTAGCAGAATGTTTGCACTCAAAAATGCATTGATTAAATCACGGATGATATATATCCATGGCTGAATGGTTTCCTGTGCCCTCCTCGTGATTCTCCCTTTTTGTTGCTCTCTGTTCAAGTCCACATTGATGTGTTTATTggaaaatgtcaatttaaatgtcaatgttttgtgtgcatgtatggatACATTTCAAACAGTGCAGAATATACtgcactgtgtgcagtgtaccaGACGAATACTGGTGCACTTGGATGctcagactttttttgtttgaccttcaTTTCATGTTTACATTCCTCACCTCTCCATGTGTTAGAAAAACAAATTCGGCATCAAGCTTTTAacaatgtatttgtatgttttaaacATATAGCTTGCATTGTCAAGCACAAATGCTTGGACAAGAAAATGGATTTTCCTCAGAgaacaaatatgtaaaacaacTGTCTCTCCTATTTGTTGATTCAGTTCCTTTcagtaattttcattttgatgttaTTCAAAGCAGCTGTCTTTGGAAGCTGTCTATCTGATGGAACTGCCCTGCTGTTGATTTCATGCTTGTTTAATTTGCTTATATACTTTTACAGTGGAATATTTGCACTCTGTCAAATCTTGAATAACATCTGGCCACTGCTCAATGCTTTCTTTTCTCCTGAGGACAGATTATTGATCTCAGATCTTTattgatgtttgtttgttttttaatgttggtCTAATGTTATCTTCTTTGAATAGTTTATTGTTCAACTGATTTCAGAGTACTGACCAAACCCTATTCCTGAAGGGTTCCTATTTTTGAGTTTCTATTGTactagaaatatattttcaaatcatgCATGTATTCCATATTCAATACTGGTCGCCCCtttcttttctgattttttGTATAGTTTATACTTCTGCACCACTGTGCAAAGCCACCCATGCATTCACTAATTTGTAAtttagcaaaaacattttttggtagttttttttttttttgtattgttactCTCCCTGTGAATAATGCTGGTTAGAGCAGTGAACGagatgtatattttaaatgcaagttAAGACTGACTAATGGCTGCAAATCTGTTGCAGTGTGCACCAAGTGTGATGTAAATCTCACTCCGGTCGTAAAGGAGCTGTAACTAGGGGAAAGCAAGATGTAGACTATAAATTAGATGCATAGGGAAACCTAAAGTTAACACTGGAGACTGTTCTCCATGTTCctacctaataataataataataatataaaacttATTTAAAGGAAAATGCTTATAATTACAATATCACAATATTATTCCATTTATTATAAAGTTTATGTACTTTCTCTTTTGCTCATATGTGCAATGTGCCTTCTCTATAGATTTTACAGTTTACAATATCTATAGTTTTTTGTATGGGTACCATACAGACAAAGTAGTGCTTGtctgtgatcataaatttctttccctggcattttaaaaaggattaGATTTTGAGTAAGTGATTGTAAATATCCGgacaatgatacattttttttgtattggctctgtactacagcaattttacttaaaataaagcaatgaataTCACATTaatgtgcagactgtcagctttaatttagttttaatgTTACTTACATCCATAATTGATAATCCCAATACTTTTGTATTCAACTGTATATACAACAAAGCACTTTGTCTCTTTGTGAAGGATGCTATGGCAGATACAGTATTATCTGatatgaaaaaacacacaattttgTCACAATGACATAAGCAACTGTCTGAGTGAAAACTGCACTCCATCTTGGCCCTGAGGTGATTCTTTCAGTTAGAGGATATAGCAAATCAACTATTAGATCCTGGTTTATAAATATTTCCcttgaaatgtgtttcataaaTTTGGTGAATTTGCCAAGAAAAAACCATGGGAGCAAATTATTGAATAGTTGTAGATTTACATGGATTTAGAAAGTTTTGTATCCAAACTTTTCTGACCTTCCATCGAAGTAACAGACTCCTAGACTGAGCGACTGTACCTCAGCTGCACTGCCCTGGCCCTGAGGAAACATGATTACTTAATCGACTCTATTAAACAGTTTAATCAATGACAAATGTATTCTGTTCAAACAAAGTAGGTGGTAGCCACTGCAGAGAAActgaattagagagagagatgagctttCAGTGCAAGATTGGTCAATCTGCTTTTACCAttaccacacagtaaaataatagtgttaaatcaactcttacagagtatgTGTGGTCCCTGTCAGACTTGTGTATATattctgttagagttgaattaacactagacattttattgcgcattatatattttattgtttatggtTCTTGGAACTCCGTGTGATTTTTGAAGGTGTTGAGTGCCTTCACTGCTCCTTCTGACATTTGctgcttgttttttctctcagaaTTAAAGAAGAGTCTTCGGCCTTCGAAGACATGCTCCGCACAGCAGAAGAAATAGCCAACAAGCTGGAGACTTCATCGAAAGCACTCTACGTCTCTTTCACACAGCAGCTGCAAAACACACAGATTGTTCACCATTAAACAgttgctctttttaaaaaaaatacaaaatgctcTTATTGTGGTCTGATAATGCACACTTCAATATTGTACAGGACAATACAGTTGCTCTTTCATCATGATATGCTATTTTAGCTAAATTCAGGGAGGTATATGTGCTGTACAGTATCCTCAAGTAGATTTGTGGCATATCAAAGTATTACATTGAAGTGATGTATATTTGCAGCACATTGAACCATTCAGTTCAGCTGCTTATTCTTGTCCTAAATTATCATTGGGCTTGCAGgcaattttgaaataattacGATGGGAGTTTTTCCTTccaacattttcattcatctgTTGTCAAGTCATCAAGTGATTAATACGCTGCATGATCAGAGAATGCAGGACATTCAAGTCATATTTTTCACTGCAGAGATTACccacaaaacatttctaataCTCTGAAAATAATTGGCGCACTGAAGTAATTGTGGTGCCCTGCATATTCATACAGGCTATATTTTTTCCCTAACATGAAAACAGTCCGCAATTAATGAGTCAGTTCCTGtatgatttgttttttatgttatcACTAATAGGGTCTAGCCTTCTTACAGAAGGACAGGACAATGTGATCTGATTTCTCTATTTCAGGAGAAGGCAGAAACATGTATGACTGGGTAGGCCACCTTCAAAGTGGGGAATACCATGGCAGGTGTGGCAacgtatgccatcccgccaagttatggcTAAATGGGGCGGCATCATCCATACCTATAAAGCACCAGGAgcttgccacttttcagggttcccaaCAGatataaccacaatgaccaccgactctcagcccttaagagcATTCACTTCtataccttctgacctcatgtaaacagacacaatTCACCAACAATTTCATACGTTCACAAAATAAAGCCCAAAACTtgtgttattttgcattttttccttctgcttTTTCCAGCCAGTTACATGATCAGAAATGTCCTAGTTCCACAATTAATAATTATCCCCATTGGATATTTAGTTgcatctgccaataacaacatctgatcaaaATAACAGGATCAAAGTATCTAATTGTGAGACATTCCAACACACAGGCAAAAGGATGTTATAAAAGCTTTATGGTCACCAtcgtaattaattaattaattaattacatttatatagcacttttccagatgctcaaagtgctttacagtgaaggggaactcacctcacccaccaccaatgtgtagcacccacctgggtgatgcacggcagccattttgcgccagaacgctcaccacacattagcgaaggtggagagggagagaacatttatttagccaattaaatctggggatgatttttttAGTGGCATGTTTTTGCGaaagccagatctgggatttgaccaggacaccggggaaccccctactcttagcgataagtgtcatgggatctttaatgaccacagagagtcattAAAGAGtcttgcttgctaactaattgtccaaaaaaatttaaatgatgctTTAAATGACCGCTATATAATCTTTGTGTGAAACTCATTTATTACCAAAAAtcctgaaattaaaataaagaattaaataaatgactcaataaatgaatgaataaataaatacataaataaataaatgcaagaaaaaggtgaaaataaattaatgtacacaaaaataaataaataaacaaataaaaaataaataaaatctgacataaatgggtatttctaaaatcatttatttctgtatttatttcttgattcatttatttctgtatatatcaATTTCTTGATTctacatttttactctgaatttgaCATAAAATtcatcaaaatcaaaaaaagatatttttgagCAAAATCAGATGAGATTGAATATCTTATCTAGTAGCTATGAAAGCAGCGGATGAGACTGCGTAACTAGTGACAGGTGGCAAGCTGGTGAGCcttaaaatgacacaaaactcATGTGCAATCCTAGTCATCTTACATGTAAAAGCttaaaaactatattttacacCGAAATTGACATTGAGACATGCAGATCATGAAAGCCAAGACATGAAAGAAGTCGGTAAGCCCACGTGTGACTGATGACAAACTGGTCACAGACCTGGGGTGTGTCTGCACCTTTGACTGGatagcaatcccagcaagctagcatgctatGTAAAAACTCTCTTAGTCACTAAAAGACCGTTTACAATTCACCTGCATTCATTTGGActccttgacatacacacaaaatgtagCACCCAAAAAATActtgcataaaacaaaattcacttgcatatagccaaaacagactttaaTTTGGCAATATGTCCTGAAATATTTATCGAAATCTCTCGCCATTCATTGGTGACAAAGAGGGTCATTCTGAGTGTTTAACCCAAAACATGATGCTCAAGCTCTGATGCAACCACCTAAAAAAATCTGTACTACATTTTGTCCCGCTCTCCCCTACTAACGTAAATGTTGAAGCCAAGGAACGTACATTCGATGTACACACTTGAGTATAACTGAGAATAAGGTGACACCATGACATACTTTGATTGACTGCCCTCTCATTATTATACAGAcgaagaaataatgaaataaataaatatagaaataaagatatacagaaatgaaagaatcaagaaacaaataagtaaataaattatttaatctaTTACACTTGTACATTgatttatatatgtattgtatttatgtttaagctagccctgcaatggattggcggcctgtccagggtgtattcctgcctctcacctaatgcatgctgggataggctccagcaccccccgcgacccagctcaggataagcgggtatagataatggaggGATGGACAGGTgtttaggctatttatttatccatttattctttcatttatttagtaatttatttaattattttaaattttgccattttttctcctgtaatttgttgtaatttatatttaaaatgtatttgaaacccatacaatattgtttcatgactGAAATAGCTACATGACTACAAGTTAGGCCCTAAAACCTTGGGCTACTATTGCAGGATTTGCCCAGCAATGGGTTTGTTCTGCTGGCCTGCAGTTGGGTGCTATTGGAGCCCTTTTGTTACAGGCAGTGATCAAAAGTGTACTGGCAAGATAAATGACAATTTGACTGTCAATTTGACTATTAATGGCCATTGAAATGAGAACGTgttaattactttattttcttatgcaatattgatattcaaattatatcagaataTTCAAAACATATGTTTAGGTAAAGTCATGAAGGGGGTGCCATATGCATTTTGTAcgtcgttttggataaaagtgcatgctaaataaatgtaatgtaatgtaatatatatcaTGACAACAGATTTCTAGATTTTGTTAGTGACAACAGTCAAATTGACCACTGTAGTATTTCAACTGTAACTACTTTTTACCTAGCCTATTGTAGCTACCTTCCAAACACCGCACTACCTACATgcaaacaattagtaggtctacCGTGTACATacaaaaatccattaaaaacacattgcgtaaatcatttaaaaacatgacaaacattTCCATGTATTTGTAATTCATGCAAGAGGAAAAGTGACTGAAAGCCACacctatgtgtttctttgagctagAATGAAGGTATGTGTAGGCATGTTTCTCTAGATTTAATTATCTAgtaattcatacatttatatgcattataatCAGTGCCTCTTgacacagtacaaaaaaacaatatctcaacaaaaactaTGGATGTCTTGATCCATGTTGTTTTGTCTCCTAACCTGATCTGAGTACAATACCATTCAGTATCGGCCAATACCGATCCAATACCAATATTTCTCATTACTAATCTTTTTAAAACGATTGAGCAGCCTACACACACGAACACCCAGCTTAAAATCAGCTAAATAACACAACTCCTGGGCAGACAACATAAGCTTAAAAGTATTAATTTCAAAATGGGGCCatgttacaacaaacaatatttctCTCTTAGctgacacaaattaaacaagctctattccaaagctaTGCTactcaatgttttaaaaacattttcatgtaacttggccctgtgttttttgtcTTACCATTTATCTTACCACTtgtcctcattttgata harbors:
- the si:ch211-142k18.1 gene encoding uncharacterized protein si:ch211-142k18.1 — its product is MLLHWALGVMVAFSMVTLGVSQSGDGEWGSGDTLDLFSTHNFTQEPRDQPLDSEAPSDTSSDSDGHSNSCSAYFHTCSTTPRWLRAQKEELSYLRAIQHGNQAVIENLIQYVSAEMGEQRYQEVILENVAGIKEDHLSCQGIVEKITDNLETQLEGEALESLAEAQKIKEESSAFEDMLRTAEEIANKLETSSKALYVSFTQQLQNTQIVHH